TAAAATAAGCTTTTATCATAGTCGAATAGTTTTTGGTTTCTTTAATATTACCAAATTTGATAAATAAAAGTCAAGTTTACAATAAAAACCTTTTtgagtaccaaaaaaaaaaacaataagacCTTTTTGAAATAGATTATTATTATACCCTTGAATTACAcattaattccttaattaatcTATCCAAACAAATTGAGATATATATATACACAGAGTTGAAAGGGGAAGTGGATGTGAAAACTCAAGGTTGGGGCGGTTTTTGTGTCTCCTCTGAAACTCTCCACTCCAACAGGAAGACCAAACAACCAACAGGTTGGTCGCTCAATCACACCGAATTCAtcactttttttcttttcaaattaacaaattttcatttttttctatttcttcctgttacatctccttttctttttcctcagaTCATACCAATTTTTGGTATTTATTTCTCACATCATTCAGGTATTTTTCTCAATACCCTTTTACTTAAATCTTTGTTTTTGGATCATTTATTTTGAATTCTGGATCTAATATATTCATATTTGCAAATGCCCTTTTTATTTGTTGAGATAATTCTGTGGTTTTTggttcattattgttattatttgacTCCTTCGTTTTTGAAAATGCCATTTTTATCTGCAAAGATACTTAAGTGAGGCGGTTTTACACAAATTTATCGCAAAACTGTATCTTTTGATGACTACCTTTACCCGCCACTAATAGGGTTGTTTTTGTATCCGTTCTATAATTATATTAGTGTAAAACTGCGTTACACAAGACTTTCTCTTTTATCCGTGTCTTTGGGCATAAATTTGATTGCTTTGTATCATCAACTTTGCTAATTTGATTATTGGATTTAACTAGGGTTCCAGAAATGACGGATATCTGATAAATTTGTCTTTAGTGTTGCTGATTTTTATTTATATAGTTACAAAATCTTACATGATATAGGAATTACCAATGTTGTGTTGCAGGGCAGCTATAGTTTAGTTATGGGAAAATTTTGGGTACACCCGGTTTACCATGTCACGTATACCATACTGGATTTGAAAACATTGGTGTACCACGTCATCGTACACCTGGTATACTGTGAATTTTTCTACTTGTGGACGTTAACTTATGTTGTTGAAACTTGAAACTGTAGGTACCAAAATGTTTATCTGCTAAAGATTAAAAGTTTTTATTGCTTCTATGATATTGAATTCAAGTTGTGAATTTTGTTTCCTTGCTTCCAGTGATCTTGTTCCATATGGGTTTGGTAACTCTGTTACGTGCTGGTGAGACTATCTAGTAAAACAAATGAGTTCAACAGTTTCGACATCTAAAGGTTTTGTGCCTTCGTCAAGGTTCGGGGCTTATGACTTCACCAATCCCGAAACTTCTGACCCCTTTGTCCTTCCCGAGCCTCAAAACGGTGAAGTTGATGATTCCGAATTGTTAAGTTTGGCCTGGAATCAGGATTATACTTGTTTTGCTGCCGGAACAAGTCGTGGTTTCAGAATATATAACTGTGATCCTTTCAAGGAAACCTTTAGGCGCGATTTGAAAAATGGGGGTTTTGGAATTGTTGAGATGCTCTTTCGCTGCAATATTTTGGCGCTTGTTGGTGGTGGGACTGAATCCCAATATTCTTCAACTAAAGTTATGATCTGGGATGATCACCAGAGTCGTTGCATTGGCGAGTTTTCTTTTAGGTCAGAGGTTCGTGCAGTGAAGCTGAGAAGAGATCAAATTGTTGTAGTTCTTGAGCACAAAATTTATGTTTATAACTTTTTAGATCTTAAGTTGCTACATCAGATTGAGACAGTGGCAAACCCCAGGGGCTTGTGTTGTGTCTCACATCATTTAAATACGTCTGTGTTGGCTTGCCCGGGACGTCGTAGAGGGCAGGTCAGGGTTGAACATTTTGGGCTCCATGTCACGAAGTTCATTAATGCACATGATTCTCGTTTGGCATGCTTCTCGTTGACCATGGATGGGCTGATTCTTGCGACTGCTAGTACTAAAGGAACCCTTATAAGAGTGTTTAATACTATGGACGGTACTTGTTTACAAGaggtaattattaattattaataaatgcATACACctttgtttattttttattttgtttgttgcaAATTTTAAACCATTTGAGAATATGTAGAGTGATATAGAAACATGCAAGTGTAGTGAGCTTTGAATTCGTTTGAACACCTCATAAAGATAATTCAGGCACATTTTAGGTAATGAATGAGCTTTGAATTCGTTTGAACACCTCATAAAGATAATTCAGGCACATTTTAGGTaatgaataattattatttaaatgtaCATGCATACACTTTTGTTGCATATCAAACTATCTTCTGTTTGTTGCAAATTCTGAACCATCTGAGAACACATTTTTGAGTGATATAGGAAACTGTAAATGTACTGTGTTTTGAATTCGGACACTTCATATAGATATTTGGGAGACATATAAACATATTAGGTAATATAATTAATTTTAAATGCAAATGCGTACTCTTTTATTCCATACCAAGTTCTTATTTATTGCGAATTATGAAGTGATTTCGAAAGATGCTGGTGTACTGATTTTTGAATTGTCACACTTCATAAATATAtcatttttgtgccttgatcatgTTACCGTTCTACATAAATTTGAACCTTGTATTTGGCTTAGTGAAGTCCGTCCATGCATGCCTCGTTTTGCTCATTACAAACATTGTGTTGTAGTTTGAGCAGGGGTGGAACAAAGGTTTAGAACATGAGGCAGTgaaattttttgtattttttttttcttgcgggagccattgaggcacttggGTAATGTTTATAAGAAGAAATAAACATAATTACAATGAAGGGAGAGGGCGGCTGGAACTTAAAATCTAGTGTATCAATTAACTAGATCATACTTCTTTTGTTCAGGCTACCCCTTGCAACATATTAGCTAAGCCCATGAGTGTGAACTTGTCATGTTTTGATCCGGCTTTGATCATTTCTCAACAGGTTCGTAGAGGGACAGAGAAAGCTGAGATTCATGGTATTGCTTTTTCTCCAAATGTCCAGTGGCTTGCCGTT
The Silene latifolia isolate original U9 population chromosome 11, ASM4854445v1, whole genome shotgun sequence genome window above contains:
- the LOC141611749 gene encoding autophagy-related protein 18d-like, which gives rise to MSSTVSTSKGFVPSSRFGAYDFTNPETSDPFVLPEPQNGEVDDSELLSLAWNQDYTCFAAGTSRGFRIYNCDPFKETFRRDLKNGGFGIVEMLFRCNILALVGGGTESQYSSTKVMIWDDHQSRCIGEFSFRSEVRAVKLRRDQIVVVLEHKIYVYNFLDLKLLHQIETVANPRGLCCVSHHLNTSVLACPGRRRGQVRVEHFGLHVTKFINAHDSRLACFSLTMDGLILATASTKGTLIRVFNTMDGTCLQEVRRGTEKAEIHGIAFSPNVQWLAVSSDRGTVHIFSLRVRVAEEDVPVRPSPTPTLLQQKSSNALEPLISQTSGANPSLSLPLKGVLPKYFSSEWSFARFHLPENTRCIIAFGSYNTIIVAGLDGSFYRCRFDPNNGGEMSQVEYVRFLKTDGRPK